GAATCCGGGCTCTGCGTTCGCGGCCATGCGGCACGCTCCTTCCTGCGGCGTCTCGACAGGCTCGCACGAGGGCTCGGGCAATGCCCAAATGTGCGGCGTCGTGTTACGTCCCGCGCGGGGTCGGGGACGGCGGGCCGCGCGGAGAGAGGGACGGAGCCCGGTGGTATCGTGACGAGGTGCGGATCGTCGGCCTCCTCCTTAGCGGCCGCGACGAGACCTTGTTCTAGGCCTTTCTCGTCGCGGAGTTCGTCGCGGGCCTCACACCCCTCCCGAGGAGAAACGCAAACCATGAGCACGATTCCCGAGAACCCTCGCACCCTGGCTGAGAAGGTCTGGGACGACCATCTCGTCGTCAAGGGCGAAGACGGTCAGCCCGACCTCATCTACATCGACCTGCACCTCGTGCACGAGGTCACCAGCCCCCAGGCCTTCGACGGTCTGCGCGCCGAGGGGCGCCCCGTGCGCCGCCTCGACCTCACGATCGCGACCGAGGACCACAACACTCCGACCCTCGACATCGACAAGCCGATCGCCGACCTCACCAGTCGCACGCAGATCGACACGCTGCGCCGCAACGCCGAGGAGTTCGGCGTGCGCATTCACTCGCTGGGCGACAAAGAACAGGGGATCGTCCACGTCGTGGGTCCGCAGCTCGGACTCACGATGCCGGGCATCACCGTCGTCTGCGGCGACTCGCACACCTCGACGCACGGCGCGTTCGGCGCCATGGCGTTCGGCATCGGCACGAGCGAGGTCGAGCACGTGCTCGCAACGCAGACGCTGCCGCTCAAGCCCTTCAAGACCATGGCGATCACGGTCGAGGGCGAACTGAAGCCCGGCGTGACGGCGAAGGACATCATCCTCGCGATCATCGCCAAGATCGGCGCGAACGGCGGCCAGGGCTACGTCCTGGAGTTCCGCGGCAGCGCGATCCGCTCCCTCTCGATGGAGGGGCGAATGACGATGTGCAACATGTCGATCGAGGCCGGCGCTCGCGCCGGCATGATCGCGCCCGATGAGACGACGTTCGCGTACGTGAAGGACAAGCCCCACGCGCCGCAGGGGCAGGACTGGGACGACGCGGTCGCCTACTGGCGCACGCTGCCGAGCGACGAGGGTGCCGTCTACGACGCCGAGGTGTTCCTGGATGCCGCCGAGCTGGAGCCCTTCGTGACCTGGGGCACGAACCCCGGCCAGGGTGTTTCGCTGTCGGACGTCGTGCCCACCCCCGCCGACATCGCCGACCCCAATGAGCGCGCCGCCGCCGAGCGGGCGCTGGAGTACATGGACCTCACGGCGGGCACCCCGATGAAGGACATCCCCGTGGATGCCGTCTTCATGGGCTCCTGCACCAACAGCCGCATCGAAGACCTGCGTGCGTTCGCCTCGGTCATCGAGGGCCGCACCAAGGCCGACAACGTCCGCGTGATGGTCGTGCCGGGTTCGGCGCGCGTGCGTCTCGAGGCCGAGGCCGAGGGCCTCGACAAGGTCTTCACCGACTTCGGCGCCGAATGGCGCTTCGCCGGCTGCTCGATGTGCCTCGGGATGAACCCCGATCAACTGGCGCCGGGGGAGCGCTGCGCCTCGACGTCGAACCGCAACTTCGAGGGTCGCCAGGGCAAGGGCGGGCGGACGCACCTCGTGTCGCCGCTGGTGGCTGCGGCCACCGCCGTGCGCGGCACGCTGTCGAGCCCCGCCGACCTCGACCCCCTGCCCGGCGCGACCGCGCCCGCGGAGACCGTTTCGACCGGGGCGGAGGCCTGACATGGAGAAGATCACCACGCACACCGGTGTCGCCGCCCCGCTGAAGCGCTCAGCGGTCGACACCGACCAAATCATCCCCGCCGTCTTCCTCAAGCGGGTCACGAAGACCGGGTTCGACGACGCCCTGTTCGCCAACTGGCGTCAGGATCCGGAGTTCATCCTGAACCAGGACGCCTACCGGTCGGCATCCGTCCTCGTCGCGGGCCCCGACTTCGGCACCGGCTCGAGCCGCGAACACGCCGTCTGGGCGTTGCGCGACTACGGCTTCCAGGTCGTGCTGAGCCCGAAGTTCGCCGACATCTTCCGCGGTAACGCGGGCAAGCAGGGCCTGGTCACCGGGGTGATCACCGAAGACGAGGTCGAGCGGATCTGGGCCGTCATCGAGGCGAACCCCGGCATCGAGATGACGGTCGATCTGCAGGCGAAGACCGCCACGGTCGGCGACCTCCAGGTCTCGTTCGAGATCGACGATTACACTAGGTGGCGGCTTCTCGAAGGGCTCGACGACATCGGGCTCACGCTGCGTGACGAAGACAAGATCACGCAGTTCGAGGCGCGCCGCGAGGCATGGCGGCCGCGGACCCTTCCGGTCCGCTGAGCCCGATCGACCCGATCGGGTCGATTCGCCGCCCCTCGTCCACGAAGTGAGGTCCACCCCCCTATGAGCACACTCGTCACCGATACCGGAGACCAGAACCCCGGCCAGCCGGACTGGGAGGCGGCAGAGACCCTCACCATCCGCGGCGGTCGCCCCTTGCGCGGCACCGTCGAGGTCAAGGGAGCGAAGAACCTCGTCACCAAGGCGATGGTGGCGGCCCTTCTGGGCGACAGCACCAGCACCCTGCGCGACGTCCCGATGATCAGCGACGTCAAGGTCGTCCGTTCGCTCCTCGAGGTGCACGGCGTCACCGTCACCGAGGGCGAGGAGGAGGGAACCCTCCACCTCGACCCCTCCGGCGCGGTCGCCGCGCACTTCGAGGAGATCGACGCGCACGCGGGCGCTTCGCGCATCCCGATCCTCTTCTGCGGCCCGCTGCTGCACCTGCTCGGTGAAGCGCTGATCCCCGACCTCGGCGGATGCCGCATCGGCGACCGTCCGATCAACTTCCACATGGACGCGCTCCGCGCCTTCGGTGCGGTCGTCGACAAGAGCTACGAGGGCATCCGCATCACGGCGCCCAACGGCCTGCACGGGGCGAACATCACGCTCCCGTACCCGAGCGTCGGCGCGACCGAGCAGGTGCTGCTCACGGCCGTCCGCGCAAAGGGCGTCACCGAGCTGCGCAACGCCGCGATCGAGCCCGAGATCATGGACCTGATCGCGGTGCTGCAGAAGATGGGCGCGATCATCTCCTACGAGCCCAACCGCGTCATCTTCATCGAGGGCGTCGACAAGCTCGACGGCTACGACCACCGCGCGATCTTCGACCGCAACGAGGCCGCGTCGTGGGCCTGCGCCGCTCTCGCGACCGACGGTGAGATCTTCGCCAAGGGCGCGCGTCAGCAGGACATGCTGACCTTCCTCAACGTCTTCCGCAAGGCCGGCGGCTGGTTCGACGTCCGCGAGGACGGCATCCTGTTCCGTCGGGGCGAGGCGCTCAAGCCCGTCATGGTCGAGACCGACGTGCACCCCGGCTTCATGACGGATTGGCAGCAGCCGCTGATCGTGGCGCTCACGCAGGCTCCGGGGACCTCGACGGTCCACGAGACCGTGTACGAGAACCGCCTCGGCTTCACGGCCGCGCTGAACAAGATGGGCGCGGACATCGTCGTGCACCCGAAGGGCATCGCGAGCCCCGACCGCCGTGTCCCGCGTCGCGACCTCGAACAGGCCGCCGTCATCAACGGTCCGACGCCGCTGCACGGAGCCGACGTCGAGGTCCCCGACCTCCGCGGCGGTTACAGCTACGTGATTGCCGCCCTGGCGGCCGAGGGCGAGTCGACGGTGCGCAACATCGGCATCATCCGCCGCGGGTACGAGAAGTTCCTCGAGAAGCTCACCGCTCTCGACGCCGATTTCTCGGTCGTGGGCTGACGCCGGTGGCCTCGAACCCCGAGAAGAGCCGCCCGAGCGCCTTCTGGCCGCTCGCGGCGATCATCGTCCCCGTCACGGGACTCTTCGCCCGGATCGAGATCCGCGGTGCGGAGAACCTTCCGCGCGAGGGGGCGTACGTCCTCGCTCCGAACCACAACTCGGAGTTCGACCCCGTGACGGTCGCGGTGGCCGTCTGGCGTCTCGGGCGTGCCCCGCGGTTCATGGCGAAGGAGAGCCTCTTCAAGGTCCCCGTGCTGGGGGCGGCGCTCCGGGCGACCGGAATGGTCCCCGTGCCGCGGTCCTCCACCAGCGCCAATCAGTCGATGAAGGCCGCCCAGCAGATCGCGAAGGACGGGCGCGGTGTCATCGTCTACGCCGAGGGCACGCTCACGCGCGACCCCGATCTGTGGCCGATGCGCGGCAAGACCGGCGCCGTCCGGCTCGCCCTCGCCGGTGATCTTCCGCTCATCCCCATGGCGCAGTGGGGAGTGCAGCAGATCCTGCCGCGCTACGGCAAGCTCAAGTTCCCGCGGCGCTCACACGTGATCGTGGAGTTCGGCCCCGCGATGGACCTGTCCGAGTACGCCGGATCCACCTCGCCCGCGGTGCTGACGCGCGCGACGGACGCGCTGATGGGGCGCATCTCGGAGATGCTCTCCGGCATCCGGGGTGTTCCCGCTCCGGCCGAGCGCTGGAACCCGTCGCAGCACGGGCAGAACGAGACGGGCCGCCTTGAGCCGTAAGAACCTCGCGCAGGCCGCTGGTCCCAAGGTCGCCGTCATCGGCGCCGGGAGCTGGGGCACGACCTTCGGGAAGATCCTCGCCGACGGCGGGGCGTCGGTCGTCATGTGGGCTCGCCGGCCCGAGCTGGCGGCCGAGATCACCGAGTCCAAGCGCAACAGCCGCTATCTCTCGGGCATCAATCTGCCGCGCACCATGACGGCGACCACCGATCTGGCCGAGGCGATCCGCGGTGCCGAGCAGATCTACCTCTCCGTGCCGAGCCAGTCGCTGCGCGAGAACCTCGCCGCGATCAAGCCGCTCGTCGCGCACACCGACGTCCCGATCGTCTCGCTCATGAAGGGCGTCGAGAAGTCGACCGGGTTGCGCATGAGCCAGGTCATCGAGCAGGTGCTGGAGTGCGACCCGGCCCGCATCGCGGTGGCATCCGGTCCGAACCTCGCTCTCGAGATCGCGCGCGAGCAGCCGACGGCTGCGGTCATCAGCTCGCTGAGCCCCGAGACGGCCGAAGCCGTGGCCCGCCGCGCGCGCAACCGGTACTTCCGCTCGTTCGTGAACACCGACGTCGTCGGCACCGAGTTCGGCGGCGTGCTGAAGAACCTCATCGCCGTCGCCATCGGCATCGTCGACGGGGTCGGCTACGGCGAGAACACGAAGGCGTCGATCATCACGCGCGGTCTCGTCGAGATGACGGACTTCGCCGTCGCGCAGGGCGCGCAGCCCGAGACGCTGCAGGGACTCGCGGGTCTCGGCGACCTCATCGCGACGTGCCAGTCACCGCTGAGCCGCAACAACACCGCCGGGCGACTGCTCGGCCAGGGCTACGGCTACAAAGAAGTGGTCGCCCAGATGCAGCAGACCGCGGAGGGGCTGGCATCCGTCGCTCCCGTGCTCCAGCTCGCGAAGCAGGTCGGTGTCGACATGCCCATCGTGCAGCAGGTGAAGATGGTGCTCGACGGCACGATGGACCCGCGCGACATCGCGCCCCACCTGACGACCGACGACGACCAGCCGCAGGGCGAGAGGACGCAGAATGACCAAACCGGTGGTGGTGGTGCTCTTCGGCGGGCGCTCCAGCGAGCATTCGATCAGTTCCGCCACGGCGGGCGGGGTGCTGCGCGCGATCGATCGTGACCGCTTCCGGGTGATTCCGGTCGGGATCACCCGCGACGGCGCCTTCGTCCTCGAGGACGACGACCCCGACAAGTTCGCTCTCATCCCCGAGGCGCTGCCGCAGGTCGTCGACAACGGCACGCGCGTGCGACTTCCCGACTCGACGCTCACGCGCGAGTGGACGGTGACGGATGCCGAGGGCACGTGGTCCCTCGGCGACGTCGATGTCGTCCTGCCGATCCTGCACGGCCGCTTCGGCGAGGACGGCACGGTGCAGGGACTGCTCGAGCTCCTCGGCATCCCGTATGCCGGCGGCGGCGTGCTCATGTCGGCGATCGGCATGAACAAGCACGTGACCAAGCAGGTGCTCCGCGCCGCGAACGTCCCCGTCGTGCCGTGGGTCGCGGTGAGCCGCGCCGACCTCGCCCGCGACCGGTCGCTGTGGGAGCGGCGCATCCGCGCCCTCGACCTGCCGGTGTTCGTCAAGCCGAACGAGGCCGGCTCGAGCGTCGGCGTCACGAAGGTGTCGCGCTGGGAAGACCTCGATGCCGCCCTCGACACCGCTTTCGCCGAGGACGGTCTGGTGCTCGTGGAGAAGGCGATCGTCGGGCGTGAGCTCGAGTGCGGGGTCCTGCCCGGACGCGACGGGGGACCGGTGCGCGTGTCCGTCGCGGGCGAGATCGTCGTGACGGGCCGCGAGTTCTACGACTTCGAGGCGAAGTATCTCGACGCTCCGGGCGTCGACCTCGTGTGCCCCGCAGAGCTTGGCGACGGCGAACTGGCCGAGATGCAACGCATCGCCACGCAGGCCTTCGAGGCGATCGGCGGTCAGGGGCTGGCCCGGGTGGACTTCTTCTCCACCGGCACCGAGTTCTTCGTGAACGAGGTCAACACGATGCCCGGGTTCACGCCGATCTCGATGTTCCCGACGTGCTGGATCGCGTCGGGCCTGAGCTACCCCGACCTGATCAGCGACCTGCTCGACGCGGCGCTCGAGAAGGCCTGAGCGCTCTCCCACGGGAGGGGATTCCGGCTCCGGAGGACGGTCCGGCCAGGTCTCGTCCTCCCGCCTCGGGATCTCCTCCGCACCGGGAGGCCCGCTCCCGCAGCGCCGCTCTGGTCTCGCTCGGGCACGGGGCTGCGCGCGATGAGGAGGCGTGCGGACCCGACACCGCTACGGGGTCGCTGAGGGCGACGGCTCGGGAGCCGGCGTCGCGTCCGACAGCGATGTGCATTTCGCGCCGGTCGCGGC
This portion of the Microbacterium testaceum StLB037 genome encodes:
- the leuC gene encoding 3-isopropylmalate dehydratase large subunit, translating into MSTIPENPRTLAEKVWDDHLVVKGEDGQPDLIYIDLHLVHEVTSPQAFDGLRAEGRPVRRLDLTIATEDHNTPTLDIDKPIADLTSRTQIDTLRRNAEEFGVRIHSLGDKEQGIVHVVGPQLGLTMPGITVVCGDSHTSTHGAFGAMAFGIGTSEVEHVLATQTLPLKPFKTMAITVEGELKPGVTAKDIILAIIAKIGANGGQGYVLEFRGSAIRSLSMEGRMTMCNMSIEAGARAGMIAPDETTFAYVKDKPHAPQGQDWDDAVAYWRTLPSDEGAVYDAEVFLDAAELEPFVTWGTNPGQGVSLSDVVPTPADIADPNERAAAERALEYMDLTAGTPMKDIPVDAVFMGSCTNSRIEDLRAFASVIEGRTKADNVRVMVVPGSARVRLEAEAEGLDKVFTDFGAEWRFAGCSMCLGMNPDQLAPGERCASTSNRNFEGRQGKGGRTHLVSPLVAAATAVRGTLSSPADLDPLPGATAPAETVSTGAEA
- the leuD gene encoding 3-isopropylmalate dehydratase small subunit, whose protein sequence is MEKITTHTGVAAPLKRSAVDTDQIIPAVFLKRVTKTGFDDALFANWRQDPEFILNQDAYRSASVLVAGPDFGTGSSREHAVWALRDYGFQVVLSPKFADIFRGNAGKQGLVTGVITEDEVERIWAVIEANPGIEMTVDLQAKTATVGDLQVSFEIDDYTRWRLLEGLDDIGLTLRDEDKITQFEARREAWRPRTLPVR
- the murA gene encoding UDP-N-acetylglucosamine 1-carboxyvinyltransferase, translating into MSTLVTDTGDQNPGQPDWEAAETLTIRGGRPLRGTVEVKGAKNLVTKAMVAALLGDSTSTLRDVPMISDVKVVRSLLEVHGVTVTEGEEEGTLHLDPSGAVAAHFEEIDAHAGASRIPILFCGPLLHLLGEALIPDLGGCRIGDRPINFHMDALRAFGAVVDKSYEGIRITAPNGLHGANITLPYPSVGATEQVLLTAVRAKGVTELRNAAIEPEIMDLIAVLQKMGAIISYEPNRVIFIEGVDKLDGYDHRAIFDRNEAASWACAALATDGEIFAKGARQQDMLTFLNVFRKAGGWFDVREDGILFRRGEALKPVMVETDVHPGFMTDWQQPLIVALTQAPGTSTVHETVYENRLGFTAALNKMGADIVVHPKGIASPDRRVPRRDLEQAAVINGPTPLHGADVEVPDLRGGYSYVIAALAAEGESTVRNIGIIRRGYEKFLEKLTALDADFSVVG
- a CDS encoding lysophospholipid acyltransferase family protein → MASNPEKSRPSAFWPLAAIIVPVTGLFARIEIRGAENLPREGAYVLAPNHNSEFDPVTVAVAVWRLGRAPRFMAKESLFKVPVLGAALRATGMVPVPRSSTSANQSMKAAQQIAKDGRGVIVYAEGTLTRDPDLWPMRGKTGAVRLALAGDLPLIPMAQWGVQQILPRYGKLKFPRRSHVIVEFGPAMDLSEYAGSTSPAVLTRATDALMGRISEMLSGIRGVPAPAERWNPSQHGQNETGRLEP
- a CDS encoding NAD(P)H-dependent glycerol-3-phosphate dehydrogenase; the encoded protein is MSRKNLAQAAGPKVAVIGAGSWGTTFGKILADGGASVVMWARRPELAAEITESKRNSRYLSGINLPRTMTATTDLAEAIRGAEQIYLSVPSQSLRENLAAIKPLVAHTDVPIVSLMKGVEKSTGLRMSQVIEQVLECDPARIAVASGPNLALEIAREQPTAAVISSLSPETAEAVARRARNRYFRSFVNTDVVGTEFGGVLKNLIAVAIGIVDGVGYGENTKASIITRGLVEMTDFAVAQGAQPETLQGLAGLGDLIATCQSPLSRNNTAGRLLGQGYGYKEVVAQMQQTAEGLASVAPVLQLAKQVGVDMPIVQQVKMVLDGTMDPRDIAPHLTTDDDQPQGERTQNDQTGGGGALRRALQRAFDQFRHGGRGAARDRS
- a CDS encoding D-alanine--D-alanine ligase family protein, which gives rise to MTKPVVVVLFGGRSSEHSISSATAGGVLRAIDRDRFRVIPVGITRDGAFVLEDDDPDKFALIPEALPQVVDNGTRVRLPDSTLTREWTVTDAEGTWSLGDVDVVLPILHGRFGEDGTVQGLLELLGIPYAGGGVLMSAIGMNKHVTKQVLRAANVPVVPWVAVSRADLARDRSLWERRIRALDLPVFVKPNEAGSSVGVTKVSRWEDLDAALDTAFAEDGLVLVEKAIVGRELECGVLPGRDGGPVRVSVAGEIVVTGREFYDFEAKYLDAPGVDLVCPAELGDGELAEMQRIATQAFEAIGGQGLARVDFFSTGTEFFVNEVNTMPGFTPISMFPTCWIASGLSYPDLISDLLDAALEKA